From the genome of Miscanthus floridulus cultivar M001 chromosome 10, ASM1932011v1, whole genome shotgun sequence, one region includes:
- the LOC136487599 gene encoding uncharacterized protein produces MAVGDSATATPPVAKLSISGAALAALLHRCAAAAGDCDGLLFGRAAHLPAPPAALSDYDDPAAAGAPPAPALSISVSAHCSLSHPSSLSDSLGRFHPPSPSSSPSPTPIGFFSSRRRTALRPSMREAALAHSLSETLASAHPLLLILVSPSASPNHSTHSYDYRAFLLLGGRLVPASLAVVNVGPGFRDQYHAFTAESPMPWLPSAPAPGHAPTIGEQKAVDEMVDGFGVGRLQGVLGSAARQAVEMDEMYAGMLRKLEKLAREVEKSNLRVLEQEKGNLVLRYKYAGME; encoded by the coding sequence ATGGCCGTCGGCGACAGCGCCACCGCCACCCCGCCGGTGGCCAAGCTCTCCATCTCCGGCGCGGCCCTCGCGGCGCTGCTGCACCGctgcgcggccgccgccggcgacTGCGATGGCCTCCTCTTCGGGCGCGCCGCGCACCTGCCCGCGCCGCCGGCCGCCCTCTCCGACTACGACGACCCCGCCGCGGCGGGGGCCCCGCCCGCCCCCGCGCTCTCCATCTCCGTCTCCGCCCACTGCTCCCTCTCccacccctcctccctctccgacTCCCTCGGCCGCTTCCATCCCccttccccctcctcctccccttccCCAACCCCCATCGGCTTCTTCTCCTCCCGCCGCCGCACCGCGCTCCGCCCCTCCATGCGGGAGGCCGCGCTCGCCCACTCCCTCTCCGAAACGCTAGCCTCCGCCCACccgctcctcctcatcctcgtctccccCTCCGCCTCCCCCAACCACTCCACCCACTCCTACGACTACCGCgccttccttctcctcggcggcCGCCTCGTCCCGGCCTCGCTCGCCGTCGTCAACGTCGGCCCCGGATTCCGGGACCAGTACCACGCCTTCACCGCCGAGTCGCCCATGCCCTGGCTGCCGTCGGCTCCGGCGCCGGGGCACGCGCCCACCATCGGGGAGCAGAAGGCGGTGGATGAAATGGTCGACGGGTTTGGGGTCGGGAGGCTGCAGGGGGTCCTCGGCTCTGCGGCGAGGCAGGCCGTCGAGATGGATGAGATGTATGCAGGGATGCTCAGGAAGCTGGAGAAGCTCGCCAGGGAAGTGGAGAAGAGCAATCTCCGTGTGCTCGAGCAG